In bacterium, the following are encoded in one genomic region:
- a CDS encoding SDR family oxidoreductase, translating to MRQKRVLVTGGAGFLGSHLCEKLLMFGYDVICLDNFFTGSKQNIYHLLDKPNFELIRHDVTFPIYLEVDEIYNFACPASPVYYQKDPIQTTKVNVLGAVNMLGMAKRVHAKILQASTSEVYGDPEEHPQKESYWGKVNPIGPRACYDEGKRCAETLFFDYFNQNRVNIRVIRIFNTYGPRMSTDDGRVVSNFIIQALNNEDITIYGDGSQTRSFCYVDDLIDGALNMMNGPDDFPGPVNLGNDTEITIMELAEKIITMTESRSKLVFRPLPMDDPVRRRPDLSLARKKLGWHPVVSIEEGLHKTIAYFRDEAVL from the coding sequence ATGCGCCAGAAACGGGTACTTGTCACCGGCGGAGCCGGTTTTCTCGGATCCCATCTCTGTGAAAAACTTCTCATGTTCGGGTATGATGTGATCTGTCTCGATAATTTTTTTACCGGAAGCAAACAGAATATCTACCACCTGCTCGATAAGCCCAATTTCGAGCTCATACGCCATGATGTCACTTTTCCCATATATCTCGAAGTCGATGAAATCTACAATTTCGCCTGTCCCGCATCGCCTGTCTACTACCAGAAAGACCCTATCCAGACAACCAAGGTCAATGTTCTCGGCGCAGTCAACATGCTCGGCATGGCAAAAAGGGTTCATGCTAAAATACTCCAGGCATCCACGAGTGAAGTCTACGGCGATCCCGAAGAGCACCCCCAGAAGGAATCATACTGGGGAAAGGTAAACCCCATCGGCCCGCGCGCCTGCTATGACGAAGGAAAACGATGCGCCGAAACCCTGTTTTTCGATTACTTCAACCAGAACAGGGTCAATATCCGTGTGATTCGCATCTTCAATACCTACGGACCGAGGATGAGCACCGATGACGGCCGTGTGGTTTCCAACTTCATTATTCAGGCCCTGAACAATGAGGATATCACGATCTACGGCGACGGCAGCCAGACACGTTCATTCTGTTATGTTGATGATCTCATCGATGGCGCGCTGAACATGATGAACGGTCCCGATGATTTCCCCGGACCGGTTAACCTCGGCAACGACACAGAAATCACAATCATGGAACTCGCGGAAAAGATCATAACCATGACGGAATCGCGTTCAAAGCTCGTGTTCAGACCCCTGCCGATGGACGATCCGGTCAGGCGAAGACCCGACCTTTCGCTCGCCCGGAAAAAACTGGGGTGGCACCCCGTCGTTTCCATCGAGGAAGGTCTCCACAAAACGATCGCATACTTTCGTGACGAAGCAGTTCTGTAA